From a single Sphingobium lignivorans genomic region:
- a CDS encoding PEPxxWA-CTERM sorting domain-containing protein, whose product MSMRKLTIAALALCGSALAGPAMALTVHTASFISSPTATVGFEGLGSISTPNQVKSYSENGVLVDYIGTGYIWSWSQTAPEGQYSWYADGGGYGYTRFTFAQANAFELLVNSGFYDGSGVLAYDVLLGGVSVGTGIAGPAPAYGAGWATYGFSGATFDEVRLQVSQGGQAFAPTVFEAGAFDAVKIGTVEVPAVPEPATWALMITGFGAVGAMVRRSARRARVQFA is encoded by the coding sequence AATTGACGATTGCCGCTCTTGCCCTGTGCGGTTCGGCGCTTGCCGGGCCCGCAATGGCCCTCACCGTGCACACCGCGTCCTTCATTTCCTCGCCCACCGCGACGGTCGGGTTCGAGGGGCTTGGCTCCATCTCCACTCCCAATCAGGTGAAGAGCTACAGCGAGAACGGCGTTCTGGTGGACTATATCGGCACGGGCTACATCTGGTCGTGGTCGCAGACCGCGCCCGAGGGGCAGTATAGCTGGTATGCCGATGGCGGCGGCTATGGCTACACCCGGTTCACCTTCGCTCAGGCAAACGCGTTCGAGCTCCTCGTGAACTCCGGTTTTTACGACGGATCGGGTGTGCTGGCCTATGATGTGCTGCTCGGCGGCGTGAGCGTCGGCACCGGCATCGCCGGGCCCGCGCCGGCTTATGGCGCAGGATGGGCCACTTATGGTTTCTCCGGCGCGACGTTCGACGAAGTGCGCCTTCAGGTGTCGCAGGGCGGGCAGGCTTTCGCGCCCACGGTTTTTGAGGCCGGCGCGTTCGATGCGGTGAAGATCGGCACTGTGGAGGTTCCGGCCGTGCCCGAGCCCGCGACCTGGGCCCTGATGATCACCGGCTTCGGCGCGGTGGG